The nucleotide sequence CATCAGGAACCTTCTCAGGTGGGTCAGGACCAGGTGCTTGATGCCGGACGGCTTCGGCTGACACACGGGGACGGGTTCTGGGCGGCCCGGCCTGTGGAGAAGGACCAGGAGACGTGAGACCAGAACACGGAACAACTGACTGTAACGCTTTTCACTGGGCAGCTCTGCGCAGAAGTCCTGGTTTCCTTCCTGAGATCCAGAAGTTCTGGTAAaatggttctggagaacatttctTAAAGGCTTTTATTCTGGACTTTCTACGCTAACCAGCTGCCAGGTTCTCAGTCTGACTGCTGACGTTGGTTCTGATTGTCCATCCCACTGTGGCCCAGTCCTTCTGCAGGTACCAACAGAACCTGTCCACCAGGAGACATGAGGTGGACAGAAGAACATCTGCCCAGCAAAGACCTCAGAGGTCCATCATCTGGACTGAAGATCAGAGGAAAGCAGAAAACTGGACCTTCAGAACCACTAAAGCGGTCTGGATCACAGGGAGGAAACCGCAGGAAATCAGAGCTCCGTCAGGGAGGTTTACCTGCTGGCCCTGCAGCCGTGGAGGCCCTGCAGCTGGGGACGGGCGGGGATGCGGGGGCTCCTGGGGGCCCTCAGGTTCCTGGACAGCACGGACAGAGAGTCTCTGTAGATGAGGCCCTGGCGGCTGGAGGTGACGGGGTGACACGTGGCCAGCTGGGAAACAGAGGGTGGAGTTACCCGGCGGGCCGAGGGAGCCCGCTCTGGAGCCTGTTTACTGGAGTCAGACTCCATCATCCAGCCTCAGAGGATGCTGGCTCTGAATCCAGCGGCTCCCAGGGGCCCCGCTGCTGCCGCAGACCTACTTCTGCTTTAATTAGACCTCATTTAGCTCCAGGACCGCCAGTTTCTTCTCCAAGGATCTACGGTGGCCTATTTGACTATTTAATGATGGTTTTAGGGCTGTCTCAGCATCCATTGTCAGATTATTTggcataaattaaaaataaaaactacaaatcAATCAAACCCATAAGTGGATTGAAGGAAATAATATCTTTACTGGATAAAACTCaagtttttagtttcatttctATCTGCTACATTTGGCTTCATTTTCTGACATTAGACTAACTGCATTTTATTGAGATGAGCATAATATTGTTCTGATGAACATTTCTAAAGGCTTTCAGTGGGTGaacataataatacatataataaaacataataattattaggaaatactttttaaaaatgggtCAAATATGTCATCACTGTCACAAACATTTGTCACCTTATAATTAGTCTGAATTCCACAGAAGATCTAAAACTACAACAAGAtgcatattttttcttcttaatattTATGGTTTTAATGTCGGCCTCATGAGAAATAGAAGTATTGTTAAAttcctataaataaataaaacaataaagcatGAAGTAATTAAACtgatcagaaaataaaaccactCACTGAGACGAAGGCAGCCATGATGAAGCCTTTCCTGTTCCTGCAGAGGAGTGAAGCCTTTCAGCCAGAGACCATCCTCCAGCTGCTGGCTCTGAGCTGACGTCATCAGGGGGAGGGGCTACACATGTGACGTCATCACGTGAGAGACCTGCGCTCAGGTTAATATTAGAGATTAAATCCTTTACAAATTTACAGCGTTTAGAAATACACATAAACTGTTTAGTTCCTCTGAGgaccattaatccatccatccatccatcattcatccatccatccatccatccatcatccatccatccatccatccatcatccacccatttatcaatccatccatcatccatccatcatccacccatttatccatccatcatccacccatttatccatccatcatccatccatccatcatccatccatcatccacccatttatccatccatccatcatccatccatcatccacccatttatccatccatccatcatccatccatgcatcatccatccatccatcaatccatccatcatccatgcatcatccatccatccatccaacatccatcatccatccaacattcatcatccatccatccgtcatccatcatccatccatccatccatcaaccatccatcc is from Fundulus heteroclitus isolate FHET01 chromosome 3, MU-UCD_Fhet_4.1, whole genome shotgun sequence and encodes:
- the LOC110367242 gene encoding uncharacterized protein LOC110367242; protein product: MAAFVSLATCHPVTSSRQGLIYRDSLSVLSRNLRAPRSPRIPARPQLQGLHGCRASRPGRPEPVPVCQPKPSGIKHLVLTHLRRFLMLGPARRGRRGLQLPG